A window of the Dictyostelium discoideum AX4 chromosome 4 chromosome, whole genome shotgun sequence genome harbors these coding sequences:
- the hemC gene encoding hydroxymethylbilane synthase: MSSITKRDKVIIGSRKSQLAMLQTEWVRDRIQELNPGIIVEIKTMDTTGDKVLDVSLSKIGDKGLFTKELEDMMLNGTIDLAVHSLKDIPTKLPDGLKLGAITKRYNTSDAFIANAKKHGKNCKLSELPQGAMIGSSSLRRVAQLKKAYPHLQFKDIRGNLNTRFKKLEDDSNGYDGMILAVAGLERMELTDHISEIIPDSISLYAVGQGSLGIECKDGDDFIQSILNPLIHRESMYCCEAERSMLRDLEGGCHVPIGVVTKLHNQSQPDETLEINAIVLNLDGSKYIESKIIGPSIQYYQLGKSIAQDLINKGSKDILSEFIKK; this comes from the coding sequence atgagcTCAATTACAAAAAGAGATAAGGTTATAATTGGATCAAGAAAATCTCAATTAGCAATGCTTCAAACAGAATGGGTTAGAGATAGAATTCAAGAATTAAATCCCGGTATTATagttgaaattaaaacaatggATACAACAGGTGATAAAGTATTGGATGTATCACTTTCAAAGATTGGTGATAAAGGTTTATTTACAAAGGAATTGGAAGATATGATGTTAAATGGTACAATTGATTTAGCAGTTCATTCATTAAAAGATATACCAACAAAATTACCAGATGGATTAAAATTAGGAGCCATCACTAAAAGATATAATACATCAGATGCATTCATTGCCAATGCTAAAAAGCATGGAAAGAATTGTAAATTATCAGAGTTACCACAAGGTGCAATGATAGGATCATCCTCATTGAGAAGGGTTGCACAATTGAAGAAAGCATATCCACATTTACAATTCAAAGATATTAGAGGTAATTTAAATACCCGTTTTAAGAAATTAGAAGATGATTCAAATGGATATGATGGTATGATTTTAGCAGTTGCAGGTTTAGAAAGAATGGAATTAACCGACCATATCTCTGAGATCATTCcagattcaatttcattatatgCAGTTGGTCAAGGTTCGTTAGGTATTGAATGtaaagatggtgatgatttcattcaatcaattttaaatccaTTAATTCATCGTGAATCAATGTATTGTTGTGAAGCTGAACGTTCAATGTTAAGAGATTTAGAAGGTGGTTGTCATGTACCAATTGGTGTTGTCACAAAATTACACAATCAATCGCAACCTGATGAAACTTTAGAAATTAATGctatagttttaaatttagatgGTTCAAAATATATTGAATCTAAAATTATTGGTCCatcaattcaatattatcaattaggTAAATCAATTGCtcaagatttaattaataaaggttcaaaagatattttatccgaatttattaaaaaataa